One Anaerolineales bacterium genomic region harbors:
- the glmU gene encoding UDP-N-acetylglucosamine diphosphorylase/glucosamine-1-phosphate N-acetyltransferase produces the protein MKFSAVILAAGQGTRMKSSLPKVLHHIMGKPMACYALETTQAVTGTRPVMVIGHGADRVRQALGDRVDYVLQEPQLGTGHALSQAEELLAGQGDLVLVTYADMPLLTSATLGKLAEMADSHSDPVSMLTVSAAEPRGFGRILRDMDGRILGIVEEAQATPEQLQIHELNPGVYCFRAEWLWPALKRISLSPRGEYYLTDLVGMAVQEGYTIRSVSMEDPDEVIGINTRVHLAQAEALLRMRINTQWMLAGVSMIDPTQVYIEPEVSLGPDTILWPGTYLHGNTQIGAGCVIGPNTIIRNTRVGDHCKLLESVMEYAVLEDHVDMGPFCHLRKGAYLCKGVHMGNFGEVKNSTLGPGSKMGHFSYLGDTTLGPDVNIGAGTISCNYDGEHKFHTDIGEGAFIGSDTMLVAPVKIGAGAKTGAGAVVTRDIPANSLAVGVPARVIKEIKK, from the coding sequence ATGAAATTCTCCGCAGTCATCCTTGCCGCTGGGCAAGGGACACGCATGAAATCCAGCCTGCCCAAGGTGCTTCATCATATAATGGGAAAGCCCATGGCATGCTACGCCCTGGAAACAACCCAGGCAGTGACAGGTACTCGCCCGGTGATGGTGATTGGCCATGGGGCAGACCGGGTGCGCCAGGCACTAGGTGACCGGGTTGATTATGTGCTCCAGGAGCCTCAGCTTGGCACCGGTCATGCCCTGAGCCAGGCTGAAGAATTGCTGGCTGGCCAGGGCGATCTGGTGCTGGTAACTTATGCTGACATGCCCCTGCTAACCAGTGCCACCCTAGGGAAGCTGGCGGAGATGGCCGATAGCCACTCTGACCCCGTCAGTATGCTGACCGTATCTGCCGCTGAACCGCGCGGTTTTGGGCGCATCCTGCGTGATATGGATGGGCGCATCCTCGGTATCGTTGAAGAAGCCCAAGCTACCCCTGAACAGCTGCAAATTCACGAGCTCAACCCTGGTGTATATTGCTTCCGGGCAGAATGGCTGTGGCCCGCATTAAAGCGTATCTCACTTTCCCCGCGAGGAGAGTATTACCTGACGGATCTGGTAGGTATGGCGGTGCAGGAAGGCTATACCATCCGGAGCGTTTCTATGGAAGACCCCGATGAGGTGATCGGAATCAACACACGTGTGCACCTGGCTCAAGCGGAAGCATTGTTGCGTATGCGCATCAATACGCAATGGATGCTGGCAGGTGTGTCAATGATTGACCCCACTCAGGTTTATATCGAGCCCGAGGTCAGCCTCGGTCCTGATACCATCCTGTGGCCAGGCACATACCTGCACGGAAACACCCAGATTGGGGCAGGTTGCGTAATCGGCCCCAACACGATCATCCGCAATACCCGGGTGGGTGATCATTGTAAGCTGCTGGAATCGGTAATGGAGTATGCTGTGCTGGAAGACCATGTGGACATGGGGCCTTTCTGCCACCTGCGCAAGGGTGCCTATCTATGCAAAGGTGTGCATATGGGCAATTTTGGGGAGGTCAAAAACTCCACCCTTGGGCCAGGGTCGAAGATGGGGCATTTCTCGTACCTGGGTGATACCACACTTGGCCCGGATGTGAATATTGGCGCCGGTACAATCTCCTGCAATTATGACGGGGAGCATAAATTCCACACCGATATAGGGGAGGGAGCCTTCATCGGCTCCGATACCATGCTGGTTGCGCCAGTCAAAATCGGTGCAGGCGCCAAAACCGGGGCGGGGGCAGTAGTCACCCGTGATATCCCTGCCAACTCGCTTGCGGTGGGCGTGCCCGCCCGGGTGATTAAAGAGATCAAGAAGTGA
- a CDS encoding cytidine deaminase, whose amino-acid sequence MANKLTDEVRSHLIGLATDAREQAYTPYSNYKVGAALLTSSGRYYTGCNIENAAYPDSICAERVAVFKAVSDGQSELLAIAVVTSNGGTPCGSCRQVLAEFGLETMVIIADITGQVRQEAKLKDLLPGAFTPVDLKRR is encoded by the coding sequence ATGGCGAATAAACTTACCGACGAGGTGCGTAGCCATCTGATTGGTTTGGCAACGGATGCGCGGGAGCAGGCCTATACTCCCTACTCGAATTACAAGGTGGGGGCAGCGTTGTTGACCTCGTCTGGCAGGTACTACACTGGTTGTAACATAGAGAACGCTGCCTATCCCGATAGCATCTGCGCGGAGCGTGTGGCGGTCTTTAAGGCCGTCTCAGACGGGCAAAGTGAGCTTCTTGCCATTGCGGTGGTAACCAGTAACGGCGGCACCCCCTGCGGTTCCTGCCGGCAAGTGCTGGCCGAGTTCGGCCTGGAGACAATGGTGATCATAGCGGATATTACCGGGCAGGTGCGGCAGGAAGCCAAACTTAAGGACTTGCTGCCCGGGGCATTCACGCCTGTAGATTTGAAGAGGAGGTGA
- a CDS encoding heme ABC transporter ATP-binding protein has translation MAPILELRGITKQFPGVLANDHIDLTLEAGEIHALLGENGAGKTTLMNILYGLYQPDEGEIIVRGKPIKVHSPSDAIASGIGMVHQHFMLVPVFTVTENVMLGDEATKPGGFLDRKIVADKIRQISEQYKLEVNPDDYVRDLPVGVQQRVEIIKLLYREADILILDEPTAVLTPQEADELFKIMHSLVEQGKSIIFITHKLREVMEICERITVIRRGKVVGSVTPAEADKNKLAEMMVGRAVILEIEKKPPQLGDTVLSVQDLKVLDQRRQLAVDGVSFDVQAGEVLGVAGVQGNGQTELVEALTGLKASEEGSIKFLDKDITKSKPRQITELGSAHVPEDRQQDGLVLSFPLTENLVMNTYYLPPFSKGVVLQKGTIISTANQRIQEFDIRTPGPMVTAGSLSGGNQQKVIVAREFSRPIKLLIASQPTRGLDVGSVEYIHGRILQKRDEGCAVLLVSSELDEIMQLADRIAVMYRGKIIDIVPAEKATKEGVGLLMAGIHPDALAEQP, from the coding sequence ATGGCGCCAATCCTAGAACTACGCGGTATTACGAAGCAATTTCCTGGCGTGTTAGCCAACGATCACATCGATCTGACACTCGAGGCGGGGGAAATTCATGCCCTATTGGGCGAAAATGGGGCGGGGAAGACCACCTTGATGAATATTCTTTATGGGCTTTATCAACCGGACGAGGGCGAGATCATTGTCCGAGGCAAGCCGATTAAAGTCCATTCACCCAGTGATGCGATTGCCAGCGGCATTGGAATGGTTCACCAACACTTCATGCTGGTGCCGGTGTTCACCGTCACCGAGAATGTCATGTTGGGAGATGAAGCCACCAAACCAGGCGGTTTTCTTGACCGCAAAATCGTCGCCGATAAGATCCGCCAGATTTCTGAGCAATATAAATTAGAGGTCAACCCCGACGATTACGTGCGCGATCTTCCTGTCGGGGTCCAGCAGCGGGTCGAAATCATTAAACTGCTTTACCGAGAGGCGGACATTCTGATTTTAGATGAGCCGACAGCTGTGCTTACCCCTCAAGAAGCAGATGAGCTGTTCAAGATCATGCATTCACTGGTTGAGCAGGGCAAGTCAATTATCTTCATCACGCATAAACTGCGCGAGGTGATGGAGATTTGTGAGCGGATAACTGTCATCCGCAGAGGCAAAGTAGTTGGAAGCGTCACCCCAGCCGAGGCGGATAAAAATAAACTTGCTGAAATGATGGTTGGCCGGGCGGTGATCCTGGAGATTGAAAAGAAACCACCTCAGCTTGGGGATACGGTGCTGTCTGTCCAGGATTTGAAAGTCCTGGACCAAAGGCGCCAGCTGGCCGTGGATGGTGTGTCCTTTGATGTACAGGCGGGGGAAGTCCTCGGTGTGGCAGGCGTCCAGGGCAACGGACAAACCGAGTTGGTTGAGGCGCTGACAGGGTTAAAAGCTTCCGAAGAGGGGAGCATAAAATTCCTTGACAAGGACATCACCAAGTCGAAACCGCGCCAGATTACTGAATTAGGCTCGGCGCATGTCCCTGAGGACCGCCAGCAGGACGGTTTGGTCCTATCGTTCCCTCTCACCGAGAACTTAGTGATGAATACATATTACTTACCTCCCTTTTCAAAAGGTGTTGTGTTACAAAAAGGGACGATCATTAGTACTGCCAACCAGCGTATTCAGGAATTCGATATCCGCACTCCCGGCCCAATGGTAACAGCCGGCTCGCTCTCTGGTGGTAACCAGCAGAAAGTCATCGTTGCGCGCGAGTTCTCGCGGCCGATCAAGCTCCTGATCGCCTCCCAACCCACACGCGGTCTGGATGTAGGTTCCGTGGAATATATTCACGGGCGCATCCTGCAGAAACGCGATGAAGGGTGTGCTGTGCTATTGGTCTCTTCCGAGCTGGATGAGATCATGCAGCTGGCGGATCGTATTGCAGTCATGTATCGCGGCAAGATCATTGATATTGTGCCCGCGGAGAAAGCTACCAAGGAAGGGGTTGGATTGCTGATGGCGGGTATCCACCCTGATGCTTTAGCTGAGCAACCTTGA